The Anabaena sp. PCC 7108 region ACGAAATGTTCTAATTTCCCCTTTCCAATGTCCTTGATTACGTTCTCTTTCACTATCCCAATATTTGAGTTTTAGTAGATATTCAAGTAGGTTAGTTAATAAATTTTGAATTGTTCGTTTTTGACTTCTAGCTAAAGTTTCTAATTCTTCTAATAAATTCTCTAAATCAACAGCAGAAAATTGTCCTGTGCGAAGTTGGTTGATGGTTGTTCTCAGCCACAGGTAATAGTCTTGGTCGTATAAGGTTTGAGTTGTTGGTTCTGTTGATGTAACCATATACTGGCGAGGATTTTGCTATTTCTTTTATTTTAGCTTAATTTAGTTATGGGAAATAATGCAAGAATTTGGGATAAGTGATTTACAAGAAAGTTTATTAATTCCATTATGATGTATGAGCCATTTGAGATGTTTTACGAACTGATTTAATAGATGTTACTTTTGTTTTTGACATCTTCGTATTATCCCATTTTTCTACTGTAGGTCTATACAACCAATTATCTAATTTAGCATCATCAACATAACCTCTCAATTCAGGATCAGGCCAAATATGAAGACGATCCAAACAACCTACTTCTCTTGCTGCTTCTTCAATATCATTCCACTGTCGTTTGAAATATTCTGCCCATGCATTTCTAGTCATAATAGAAGTAGTAAATTCTAATCCCGCAGCTATCATTCGCTTGCCATTAGTTCCACGAGCATTAATAGGCTCCCAAAAGATGACTTCTGGGTTAAATTTCATTATTTCATACAAATGTTTTTTGAAATCATCTAAAGTCATGCTGGGAGGAGTAGGAGCGACTGCAACATACAATCTACACCCAGCTTCATAACCCTTGATTAAAGCTTTATAACGTTCAGAAGGCAAAGGTGCATTAGGTTCAATCTGGCGACTTAATTCATCATTTAAGTATGGTAAACTCATACCAACAATGATGTTAGGATGTTTGAGAATATCAAGGTCATTTACCCATAGAGGACTGCGAGTAAGAATTCTAACTCTTTTGTTATTTTGCAATAGAGCTTTAACAGCACCACGGGTAACATTAGCAGTTTGCTTGTTTTGATAAGGATCTGTACCAGAACAAAGAAGAACTACACCTTTACCTTCTGGTGTTTCGTGCCAAGTTGTCTTACGGCTTAGATTTTTTTCTAATTGCTCAGGTATTTCTTCACGAACAAAAAGGTATTGTCCCCAATCCATTTGAGGATCATTTACTCCCTGTTCTCTTAATTGCGCTTGTTTTGTACGAATTGCTGGAGTTGAAGGTACATAACAGAAGGTACAACCATGTAAACACCCTGATGCGATGTTAACTACATAATCACATAACCCTTTTTTATTAAGGGCGCTTTTTTGTAGAGGGTTTGCAATTTTTTCAGTGCCTTTGATGATGGACATAGTGTACTTCCAGCTATATATCGCAGAGTATAATAACCTGAGTTTTTACAAATCAGTTTTAAAAAACTTAGGTTGATTCAAAAAAGAAAGTTGATATTTTCTAGGTACTTTTATTATATCCGATTTTTTGTATTCTGATTGACTTCTACTTAGTAATTTACCATCCCTCCAAATTTCTATTTCTTTTTCATTAAAGTATTTACTTAAGTATTTATTGTATATTTTCTTGTTAGCTGGGTTTAAAGCCATAGTTCTTACTCTAATTTCTTGATAAGAAATACCATCAGGATTATTAAATATTAATTTCCCAACATCTTGATCTAGTTTATCAATACAAATTTCATAGGTATCTTTTGTAATATTTAATTCGAGTGAAAGTTGATTTTGATTATAAAAATCGGATGTTCTAAAGCCATATCCATATATTTCATAATGATATTGATAATCTAAATTATTCTCCAATTCAAAACAATCCTTTATTACTTCCAATGCTGTTAAATTCTGAGAAAGATGCAGCAAATAGTATAATACAATATTATCTCCTCTAGGAATAAGTGCAAAAGTAAATACATATTGTGACTGACCTTTTTCTATAAAAAGTTTCACAGTCTGGTCTCTTAAATAACACTGTTCTCCAATACTATTATCTTCTAGATTA contains the following coding sequences:
- a CDS encoding radical SAM protein — translated: MSIIKGTEKIANPLQKSALNKKGLCDYVVNIASGCLHGCTFCYVPSTPAIRTKQAQLREQGVNDPQMDWGQYLFVREEIPEQLEKNLSRKTTWHETPEGKGVVLLCSGTDPYQNKQTANVTRGAVKALLQNNKRVRILTRSPLWVNDLDILKHPNIIVGMSLPYLNDELSRQIEPNAPLPSERYKALIKGYEAGCRLYVAVAPTPPSMTLDDFKKHLYEIMKFNPEVIFWEPINARGTNGKRMIAAGLEFTTSIMTRNAWAEYFKRQWNDIEEAAREVGCLDRLHIWPDPELRGYVDDAKLDNWLYRPTVEKWDNTKMSKTKVTSIKSVRKTSQMAHTS
- a CDS encoding DUF29 domain-containing protein, with translation MVTSTEPTTQTLYDQDYYLWLRTTINQLRTGQFSAVDLENLLEELETLARSQKRTIQNLLTNLLEYLLKLKYWDSERERNQGHWKGEIRTFRTQIKDELKDSPSLKPYILEIFDECYQDARKEASDRSQLAIDIFLLIPIGSLEQILDENWLPEYNYNHHNKPE